One window from the genome of Paracoccus zhejiangensis encodes:
- a CDS encoding response regulator transcription factor translates to MPGLKKILLVDDEEDLREALAEQLVATDDFDVLEAGSGAEAMEASKGNIFDLVILDVGLPDTDGRELCKKLRKHNVKCPIVMLTGHDTDADTILGLDSGANDYITKPFKFPVLLARLRAQLRTHEQSEDAIFQLGPYTFKPAMKMLIDQKDRKIRLTEKETNILKFLYRAQDGVVPRDILLHEVWGYNAGVTTHTLETHIYRLRQKIEPDPSNARLLVTESGGYRLVA, encoded by the coding sequence ATGCCTGGACTTAAAAAGATCCTGCTGGTCGATGACGAAGAGGACCTGCGCGAAGCCCTGGCCGAGCAGCTGGTGGCCACCGATGATTTCGACGTGCTCGAGGCCGGCAGCGGCGCCGAGGCGATGGAGGCCAGCAAGGGCAACATCTTCGATCTGGTGATCCTCGATGTCGGCCTGCCCGATACCGACGGGCGCGAGCTGTGCAAGAAGCTGCGCAAGCACAATGTCAAATGCCCGATCGTGATGCTGACCGGCCATGACACCGATGCCGATACCATCCTCGGCCTCGACAGCGGCGCCAATGATTACATCACCAAGCCGTTCAAGTTCCCGGTGCTGCTGGCGCGCCTGCGGGCGCAGCTGCGCACGCATGAACAATCGGAAGACGCGATCTTCCAGCTTGGGCCGTACACGTTCAAGCCGGCGATGAAGATGCTGATCGACCAGAAGGACCGCAAGATCCGTCTGACCGAGAAGGAAACCAATATCCTCAAGTTCCTCTACCGCGCACAGGATGGCGTGGTGCCGCGGGATATCCTGCTGCACGAGGTCTGGGGCTATAACGCGGGCGTCACCACGCACACGCTGGAAACCCATATCTATCGCCTGCGCCAGAAGATCGAACCCGACCCCTCGAACGCGCGGCTTCTGGTCACGGAATCGGGCGGCTATCGGCTGGTCGCC
- the ribA gene encoding GTP cyclohydrolase II produces the protein MSLIPTLAETVSRARTDLRMGLPVMIGGHLAAAVETLSPARMAAMQALGRPVLAITERRAETLKARAYDAGLARVKVPGDADLRWLRAIADPSGDLMTPMKGPLFTDRGGETAPHLAALALAKAAQLLPAVLVVPAPLQPGLTSVEPGPLMAQLASEAALNPVACARLPLGAAERSRLHIFRPDDGGEEHYAVEIGDPPRDQPVLARLHSACFTGDVLGSLKCDCGPQLHSALNLMGSQGQGVLLYLNQEGRGIGLANKMRAYALQNQGFDTVEANHRLGFEDDERDFRIGAELLRRLGFDRVRLLTNNPRKVAMLQGHGIEVKERVPLIVARNRHNTDYLDVKAEKSGHLL, from the coding sequence ATGAGCCTGATCCCCACCCTCGCCGAGACCGTCTCGCGCGCCCGCACCGACCTTCGGATGGGCCTGCCGGTGATGATCGGTGGCCATCTGGCGGCGGCGGTCGAGACGCTGTCGCCCGCCCGGATGGCGGCGATGCAGGCGCTGGGGCGGCCGGTTCTGGCGATCACCGAGCGGCGGGCCGAGACGCTGAAGGCGCGGGCCTATGATGCGGGGTTGGCGCGGGTCAAGGTGCCGGGTGATGCCGACCTGCGCTGGCTGCGCGCCATTGCCGATCCCTCGGGGGATCTGATGACCCCGATGAAGGGGCCGCTGTTCACCGATCGCGGCGGCGAGACCGCGCCGCATCTGGCGGCGCTGGCGCTGGCCAAGGCGGCGCAGCTTCTGCCGGCGGTGCTGGTGGTGCCGGCCCCGCTGCAACCCGGCCTGACCAGCGTGGAGCCCGGCCCGCTGATGGCGCAGCTGGCCAGCGAAGCCGCCCTGAACCCCGTTGCTTGTGCGCGCCTGCCGCTTGGCGCCGCCGAGCGGTCGCGGCTGCATATCTTCCGCCCCGATGATGGCGGCGAGGAGCATTACGCCGTCGAGATCGGCGATCCGCCCCGCGACCAGCCGGTGCTGGCGCGGCTGCATTCGGCCTGCTTCACCGGCGATGTGCTGGGCAGCCTGAAATGCGATTGCGGCCCGCAGCTGCATTCGGCGCTGAATCTGATGGGCAGTCAGGGGCAGGGGGTGCTGCTCTATCTCAATCAGGAGGGCCGGGGGATCGGGCTGGCGAACAAGATGCGCGCCTATGCCCTGCAGAACCAGGGCTTCGATACGGTCGAGGCCAATCACCGGCTGGGGTTCGAGGATGACGAGCGCGATTTCCGCATTGGTGCGGAATTGCTGCGCCGCCTCGGCTTTGACCGGGTGCGGCTCTTGACCAACAACCCGCGCAAGGTGGCGATGTTGCAGGGGCATGGCATCGAGGTGAAAGAGCGGGTGCCGCTGATCGTGGCGCGGAACCGCCACAACACCGATTACCTGGACGTGAAGGCCGAGAAATCGGGGCATCTGCTGTGA
- a CDS encoding L,D-transpeptidase family protein, with protein sequence MSPFDLVLTPLGIRFQGRLFPCSIGKRGVTDAKREGDGATPAGHHRITGLWYRPDRLACPAPWARPILPGDLWCDAPDHRDYNHHARAPLKASHERLRRADPLYDLVLTTDWNWPEAVPGRGSAIFLHQWRRPHFGSEGCIAFARPDLIWIVSRAAPGTRLIVPLLG encoded by the coding sequence GTGAGCCCCTTCGATCTGGTCCTGACCCCGCTTGGCATCCGCTTCCAGGGCCGGCTGTTCCCCTGCAGCATCGGCAAGCGCGGCGTTACTGACGCCAAGCGCGAGGGCGACGGCGCCACACCGGCCGGGCATCACCGCATCACCGGTCTCTGGTATCGTCCCGACCGGCTGGCATGCCCTGCCCCATGGGCGCGGCCGATCCTGCCCGGCGATCTCTGGTGCGATGCGCCGGATCATCGGGATTACAATCACCACGCCCGCGCACCGCTGAAGGCCAGTCACGAGCGTCTGCGCCGCGCCGATCCGCTGTATGATCTGGTCCTGACGACAGACTGGAACTGGCCGGAGGCCGTTCCCGGCCGTGGCAGCGCGATCTTCCTGCACCAGTGGCGGCGACCGCATTTCGGCAGCGAGGGCTGCATCGCCTTCGCGCGACCTGACCTGATCTGGATTGTCAGCCGCGCCGCGCCCGGCACGCGCCTGATCGTGCCGCTGCTCGGCTGA